A DNA window from Paenibacillus sp. HWE-109 contains the following coding sequences:
- a CDS encoding S-layer homology domain-containing protein: protein MKRRISGFMVTCLTASSLFMSVGGWIPQASAASAPISIAGATDEWTELSGILDSYKGVYTKDTKLGSPWDTNHSPDGPLMGNGTVFAFMAGDRKEQNIYISRSDMWRDRASNNGQQHTTLGGITIRATGDTEAATEFRYEQDMKLAEIIAQSEKGFQTKSWLSAKENIMVTEILNKTDAPLAMEVAAWTANSNTTASVDGKLMIATKTGTSEASNRASGAGTWQGWTANAAMASTIIDDIDVAVQNVDSKRNTTSFTLPASEKVTLVSAVEGSMQDGDTDKLGEAILQAKSKVESRSTAEAIAASNEVHRNYWKQYWLKSYINIQDESIERMYYGMLYMLGCATSVSSENNAGLPAGLFPWTAADNPDWQGDYTTNTDMQRQIHPLVTANRLEGIPNYVNVLVDFWPEAMRRSSLAEHLNWVIMGTGRPDQFTEGIEGGALFPTHIGPRGASTEQFNNENDYWQSPTNATSVLMPIVKMWQFNQDEQFLRTTLYPMMKSTSIFWEKYVTKENGKYVVYGATHEGNPGRNPILDVDACLYMLRNTIEAANALGVDQDKVAIWQDIIDHMSLVPTFIWHGKETIKEHEGRTPSDPGYTFSTGNPVTIQSVYYFDSIGMTASSQSKEKYFNYLDVKNAEGHPRRLTSATRLGYDIGRIMEQLKAGNIELEAGDWLGLRANNTIGDIGGANTLGVVQDSLLQSNDGFINIFANWYHNQETTIKRMRAKGAFLIDANQNEFGQTTYVQILSEQGKQCAVLNPWQGKEMEVYEDGTLIESTMSTNLLGEVYTFATKPNTKYELKPKGGLSSSIKLDIDEMKLYTQDSQKLTARSARPDSIIKWESDNKQIAVVDRSGKVTAMSAGSANIKAYMEGDPSVYAICHVVVRDIAGENVAVGATASANSMHDSYSPDKAITGKWDENTEGWVSANTSYTTPRWWMVDLGREFKINRWVVKHDGFRGYEQNTTKDFVLQSSPDGLTWSDIDPVVGNTDNVTDRHLEEPVTARYFRIYITVADQYNGQWPNNMARINQVGLYAISQFVAQTQLTGPDEVISGDAFAVGVDLAGVKESVYGQDLTIKYDDTKLELVSVVSAVEVSGVRIVQTTRTAPGEERVSSVNLSEDEALKKNHPLTLNFKVKDGLDAGSTEIIVSDVMVSNGLGVNSAVKGTAHSLSIKPDIVSVSTDATLTSTIGTVSTGSTANESITNIPYETTLAALKAAITPAANATFEVYDADGTTVATVLATGKKVIVTAQDGTTKVTYTVTVMTVTEIPSYTMTYNGNGAISGNAPTDSGSYAQGVTVSVYGNTGNLVKTGYTFAGWNTEADGSGTSYAEGSPFIMGTSNTTLYAKWTANNTGGSSSNGGTPSVTPSNNTMISTDGTLTLSIGKSGEVSLGDEVKIMIPADASGKELKITIEKVADSQKLLTSKDVLVSPVFEILKNFPENFNKEITMTFTFDPKRLKGNQKPSVFFYDEIKKVWVEVGGEVKGNTITIKVNHFTKYAVLATGQGEDSAAVTKQPVNFSDISGHWAEASIKQAVSFGIVSGYPDGTFNPNRTVTRAEFAVMLMNTLKPQGDGAELTFTDKGRIGTWAQKSVAQAVQAAIITGYEDSTFRPEAEISRSEMVVMIAKALGQSVEATTATGFADDKDVPDWAKGAVGAMKKLSMIGGKGANAFAPHDKTTRAESVTVLLKMLEQKGK from the coding sequence ATGAAACGAAGGATATCTGGCTTCATGGTTACTTGTTTGACTGCATCTAGCCTTTTTATGAGTGTAGGCGGATGGATACCTCAAGCTTCAGCTGCATCAGCACCAATATCAATAGCTGGAGCAACAGATGAATGGACAGAACTATCTGGCATACTAGATAGCTACAAGGGTGTGTATACGAAGGACACCAAGCTGGGATCGCCATGGGATACTAATCATAGCCCAGATGGGCCGCTGATGGGCAACGGCACCGTATTTGCCTTTATGGCAGGGGATCGCAAGGAGCAGAATATTTACATCTCCAGAAGTGATATGTGGAGAGATCGCGCATCGAACAACGGTCAGCAACATACCACACTCGGAGGCATCACGATTCGTGCCACAGGAGATACCGAGGCAGCAACAGAATTCAGATACGAGCAGGACATGAAGCTTGCAGAGATTATTGCCCAGTCTGAGAAAGGCTTTCAGACGAAGAGCTGGCTGTCTGCCAAAGAAAATATCATGGTTACCGAGATCCTGAATAAGACGGATGCTCCATTAGCGATGGAAGTCGCGGCTTGGACAGCTAATAGCAATACGACGGCAAGTGTCGATGGCAAACTGATGATCGCCACGAAGACAGGTACCAGCGAGGCTAGCAACCGTGCGAGTGGGGCGGGTACATGGCAGGGCTGGACGGCCAATGCTGCGATGGCCTCCACGATTATTGATGATATCGACGTTGCCGTGCAGAATGTCGATTCCAAGCGTAATACAACTTCTTTCACACTGCCAGCAAGTGAGAAAGTGACTTTAGTGTCAGCCGTTGAGGGCAGTATGCAGGATGGAGACACGGATAAGCTCGGTGAAGCCATTCTTCAGGCTAAGTCAAAGGTTGAATCCAGAAGCACAGCGGAGGCAATTGCTGCGTCCAACGAAGTACACCGAAATTATTGGAAGCAATACTGGCTGAAGTCCTATATTAATATTCAAGATGAGAGTATAGAACGCATGTACTATGGCATGCTCTATATGCTCGGCTGTGCAACCTCCGTGTCGAGTGAGAACAATGCGGGATTGCCTGCAGGTCTATTCCCATGGACTGCAGCGGATAATCCGGATTGGCAAGGGGACTATACAACCAATACAGATATGCAACGCCAGATTCATCCACTCGTAACAGCCAATCGACTAGAAGGCATACCGAACTATGTGAATGTCCTGGTAGACTTCTGGCCAGAGGCGATGAGACGGTCGAGTCTTGCCGAGCATCTGAACTGGGTCATTATGGGGACGGGCAGACCGGACCAATTTACAGAAGGAATAGAAGGTGGAGCCCTATTCCCGACTCACATCGGTCCAAGAGGAGCGTCCACAGAACAGTTTAATAATGAAAATGATTATTGGCAGTCACCAACCAATGCAACCTCTGTTCTTATGCCGATCGTGAAAATGTGGCAATTCAATCAAGATGAACAATTTTTGAGAACAACGCTTTATCCGATGATGAAGTCGACTTCGATATTTTGGGAGAAGTATGTCACTAAGGAGAATGGAAAGTATGTTGTGTACGGAGCAACGCATGAAGGAAATCCGGGGAGAAACCCTATTCTGGATGTGGATGCCTGTCTCTATATGTTAAGAAATACGATCGAGGCTGCTAATGCGCTTGGCGTAGATCAGGACAAGGTAGCCATATGGCAGGACATTATAGACCATATGAGCCTTGTTCCTACCTTCATCTGGCATGGCAAGGAAACGATAAAAGAGCATGAGGGACGTACGCCTTCTGATCCCGGATATACGTTCAGCACAGGGAATCCAGTTACGATCCAAAGTGTCTACTACTTCGATTCGATCGGGATGACAGCTTCATCTCAATCGAAAGAGAAGTATTTCAATTATCTAGATGTAAAAAATGCAGAAGGTCATCCGAGACGATTAACCAGTGCAACACGCTTGGGCTATGACATAGGCAGGATCATGGAGCAACTCAAGGCTGGCAATATTGAACTTGAGGCTGGAGATTGGCTTGGGCTGAGAGCGAATAATACGATAGGAGATATCGGTGGAGCCAACACATTAGGTGTAGTGCAAGATTCATTGTTACAAAGCAATGATGGCTTTATTAATATTTTTGCAAACTGGTATCATAATCAGGAAACTACGATTAAGAGAATGCGTGCAAAGGGTGCATTCCTGATTGACGCGAATCAGAATGAGTTTGGACAAACGACTTATGTACAAATTCTAAGTGAACAAGGCAAGCAATGTGCTGTTCTTAATCCGTGGCAGGGTAAAGAAATGGAAGTCTATGAAGATGGGACTCTGATCGAAAGCACGATGTCAACGAACCTGCTAGGAGAAGTATACACATTTGCAACGAAGCCAAATACAAAATATGAACTAAAGCCAAAAGGTGGATTGAGCAGTTCTATAAAGCTGGATATAGACGAAATGAAGCTTTACACGCAAGACTCTCAAAAGCTGACTGCCAGGTCTGCTCGGCCTGACAGCATCATTAAATGGGAGTCTGATAACAAGCAAATTGCAGTTGTAGACAGATCAGGTAAAGTTACAGCAATGAGTGCGGGAAGCGCCAACATTAAAGCGTATATGGAAGGCGATCCGAGTGTTTATGCAATTTGCCATGTTGTAGTTAGGGATATTGCAGGCGAGAACGTAGCGGTTGGTGCGACAGCAAGCGCAAATAGCATGCATGACAGCTATAGTCCTGACAAAGCAATCACAGGTAAATGGGATGAAAACACCGAGGGCTGGGTAAGTGCAAACACCTCATATACGACACCTCGATGGTGGATGGTTGATCTGGGACGAGAGTTCAAGATCAATCGATGGGTTGTAAAGCATGATGGCTTCAGAGGTTATGAGCAGAATACCACCAAGGACTTTGTGCTGCAAAGCAGTCCAGATGGTTTAACTTGGAGTGATATAGACCCCGTAGTTGGCAATACGGATAATGTGACAGATCGTCATCTGGAAGAACCCGTTACTGCTCGCTATTTCAGAATCTATATTACGGTTGCGGATCAGTACAATGGGCAGTGGCCTAACAATATGGCAAGAATTAATCAGGTTGGGCTATATGCGATATCACAATTTGTCGCTCAGACTCAGTTAACAGGACCTGATGAGGTTATCAGTGGTGATGCCTTTGCAGTAGGGGTAGATCTTGCAGGGGTAAAAGAATCCGTGTATGGGCAAGATCTGACGATAAAATATGATGATACCAAGTTGGAGCTAGTCTCTGTAGTCTCAGCTGTTGAAGTGTCAGGAGTGAGGATTGTTCAAACCACTAGAACAGCTCCTGGTGAGGAGAGAGTATCATCCGTTAATTTGAGCGAGGATGAAGCACTAAAGAAGAATCATCCATTAACCTTGAACTTTAAGGTTAAAGATGGATTAGATGCTGGATCGACAGAAATCATAGTGTCTGATGTTATGGTCAGTAATGGCCTGGGAGTAAATTCGGCAGTCAAAGGTACTGCACATAGCTTGAGCATTAAGCCAGACATAGTGAGCGTAAGCACAGATGCAACGCTGACATCCACTATAGGAACGGTAAGCACTGGCAGTACCGCGAATGAAAGCATCACGAATATTCCATACGAAACAACGTTAGCTGCGCTCAAGGCAGCGATCACTCCGGCAGCGAATGCAACGTTTGAAGTCTATGATGCAGATGGAACAACGGTAGCGACTGTTTTGGCAACCGGCAAAAAGGTTATTGTTACCGCGCAGGATGGAACCACGAAGGTAACGTATACGGTAACGGTGATGACCGTAACGGAGATTCCGTCGTATACTATGACGTATAACGGCAACGGCGCTATATCTGGCAATGCGCCGACCGATAGTGGCTCATACGCGCAAGGAGTTACCGTTTCGGTATATGGGAACACCGGAAATTTGGTGAAGACAGGCTATACGTTCGCAGGTTGGAATACGGAAGCGGACGGAAGCGGAACGAGCTACGCCGAAGGGTCTCCTTTCATCATGGGTACGTCCAACACGACCCTGTATGCAAAGTGGACGGCCAACAACACGGGCGGTTCTTCTAGCAATGGCGGCACTCCATCAGTAACGCCCTCAAACAATACAATGATCTCTACCGACGGTACGCTAACGCTTTCCATCGGTAAATCTGGCGAGGTTAGCCTTGGTGATGAAGTCAAAATTATGATTCCTGCTGATGCATCAGGCAAAGAATTGAAAATAACGATAGAAAAAGTGGCAGACTCCCAAAAGCTGCTTACAAGCAAGGATGTTCTGGTCAGCCCGGTATTCGAAATTCTAAAAAACTTTCCGGAAAACTTCAACAAGGAAATCACGATGACCTTCACCTTCGATCCGAAAAGGTTAAAGGGCAATCAAAAACCTTCTGTATTTTTCTACGACGAAATAAAGAAGGTATGGGTGGAAGTCGGCGGTGAAGTAAAAGGAAATACCATCACCATAAAAGTTAACCACTTTACGAAGTATGCGGTACTCGCAACAGGTCAAGGCGAAGATTCAGCGGCAGTCACGAAGCAGCCAGTCAACTTCAGCGATATCTCCGGACACTGGGCTGAGGCGAGCATCAAGCAAGCGGTAAGCTTCGGGATCGTCAGCGGCTATCCGGACGGTACGTTCAATCCGAACCGTACCGTAACGCGTGCGGAATTTGCGGTTATGCTGATGAATACTCTCAAGCCGCAAGGGGATGGAGCTGAACTGACGTTTACGGATAAAGGAAGGATCGGAACATGGGCGCAGAAATCGGTCGCACAAGCGGTACAAGCGGCCATCATTACAGGCTATGAAGACAGCACTTTCCGACCGGAAGCCGAAATTTCACGTTCGGAGATGGTAGTGATGATCGCAAAAGCGCTTGGACAGTCAGTTGAAGCTACAACGGCAACAGGCTTTGCGGACGACAAAGACGTTCCGGACTGGGCGAAAGGTGCAGTTGGGGCCATGAAAAAGCTGAGTATGATCGGAGGTAAAGGCGCGAATGCATTTGCTCCGCACGATAAAACGACAAGAGCAGAGTCAGTAACGGTGCTGCTGAAAATGTTGGAGCAAAAGGGTAAGTAA
- a CDS encoding winged helix-turn-helix transcriptional regulator, producing MYLQNASTNLQNASTNCIIIFMKKRSSTVCPIVYALDIWGDPWSLVILRDVLIHNKRYYREFLASREHISTNILSARLQSLVEAGLLVKTEGASNRAQTMYRPTQKALDLFPVVFAIMHWGLKYNPNTDMTIPIMQELTTNERGLELRLLQNFDDITS from the coding sequence ATGTACTTGCAAAACGCAAGTACGAACTTGCAAAATGCAAGCACGAATTGTATAATCATTTTCATGAAAAAGCGATCTTCCACAGTTTGTCCAATTGTATATGCGCTCGACATATGGGGTGATCCCTGGAGCCTAGTCATACTTCGTGATGTCCTTATCCATAACAAGCGGTATTACCGCGAGTTTCTTGCTTCACGCGAGCACATTTCAACTAATATTTTGAGCGCACGGCTCCAATCACTCGTTGAAGCAGGCCTGCTCGTCAAGACAGAAGGAGCTTCAAACCGCGCACAGACCATGTACCGACCAACACAAAAGGCACTTGACCTGTTTCCGGTCGTTTTTGCCATTATGCACTGGGGCCTGAAATACAACCCAAATACCGATATGACTATTCCGATCATGCAAGAACTAACAACAAACGAGAGAGGGCTGGAGCTGCGCCTTTTGCAGAATTTCGACGATATTACATCATAA
- a CDS encoding SRPBCC family protein: MNQSYSTFFEVDQSPEEVFAAINNVRGWWSEEIEGNTDELGEFKYHYQDIHRCTIQITELVPGKKVVWHITDNYFNFVQDKSEWTGTNIVFEIDKKDGKTEVRFTHVGLVPAYECYVVCTDSWGIYISGSLRDLITKGKGQPNQSEQIANKHGIVNNS, from the coding sequence ATGAATCAAAGTTACAGCACTTTTTTTGAGGTAGACCAGAGCCCCGAAGAAGTCTTTGCCGCTATCAATAACGTCCGCGGATGGTGGTCAGAGGAAATTGAGGGCAATACCGACGAACTCGGTGAATTTAAGTACCACTACCAAGATATTCACCGCTGTACCATCCAAATCACCGAGCTTGTTCCAGGTAAAAAGGTTGTTTGGCACATTACAGACAACTACTTTAACTTCGTACAGGACAAGAGCGAGTGGACGGGTACCAATATTGTCTTTGAAATCGATAAGAAAGACGGCAAAACAGAAGTTCGATTTACGCACGTAGGCCTCGTTCCCGCGTATGAATGCTACGTCGTCTGTACGGACTCCTGGGGCATTTACATAAGCGGCAGTCTTCGCGACTTGATCACCAAGGGTAAGGGCCAACCCAACCAAAGCGAGCAAATTGCAAATAAACACGGCATAGTTAACAATTCTTAG
- a CDS encoding phage tail protein, with the protein MSYIVDFKNVSTVGLESSPVVEALAGLRANEARYFMNKYKHEFTVVPASESQENLDYVNRILKERDIAFAAKPLETSRFQVENIQFTYVFYEDGLGINVMYTVDDPKKRAVGFKLSEGMEIPKELEGKFKFARQKSKLAGTIRGSFFVIKGEWNVSQ; encoded by the coding sequence ATGTCTTATATCGTTGATTTTAAAAATGTGTCTACGGTAGGCTTAGAGTCTTCACCTGTGGTAGAAGCGCTTGCTGGTTTACGTGCTAATGAAGCCCGTTACTTTATGAACAAATACAAACATGAATTTACGGTTGTACCTGCTAGCGAAAGTCAGGAAAACCTTGATTATGTAAACCGAATTTTGAAAGAACGTGATATTGCGTTTGCGGCCAAACCTTTAGAAACATCGCGTTTTCAAGTGGAAAACATTCAATTTACCTATGTCTTTTATGAGGATGGTCTCGGGATCAATGTCATGTATACGGTTGATGACCCTAAGAAGCGGGCTGTTGGTTTTAAGCTTTCTGAGGGGATGGAGATTCCAAAGGAGTTGGAAGGGAAGTTTAAGTTTGCTAGGCAGAAGTCTAAACTAGCTGGAACAATTCGAGGTTCGTTCTTTGTCATTAAAGGAGAATGGAACGTGTCACAATAA
- a CDS encoding GyrI-like domain-containing protein → MAMYTLEEKDSFIVLGIGTELKSNYTDYAGMNKEKENFWQAVEQDGRLDSLKAIATNDYIFAVNEAVNHKMMYYAGVMTEGSVPEEHRIIQFPKGQYLVVKGEGNTAEEMSNKLTGIAFGQALPEAQNFAYVGGPNATVEMGQRDGIVYGEMWIPVVRK, encoded by the coding sequence ATGGCAATGTATACCCTTGAGGAAAAAGACAGTTTTATCGTACTAGGTATTGGAACGGAGCTAAAGAGCAATTACACAGATTATGCCGGGATGAACAAGGAGAAGGAAAACTTCTGGCAGGCAGTGGAGCAGGATGGAAGGCTTGACTCTTTAAAGGCTATTGCCACGAATGACTACATTTTTGCTGTGAATGAAGCTGTAAATCACAAGATGATGTATTATGCTGGTGTCATGACAGAAGGATCGGTACCGGAAGAACACAGAATTATTCAATTCCCGAAGGGTCAATACCTCGTCGTTAAAGGTGAAGGGAATACAGCTGAAGAGATGAGCAATAAACTTACCGGCATTGCCTTTGGTCAGGCCTTACCAGAAGCCCAGAATTTCGCCTATGTTGGCGGACCCAATGCAACGGTTGAGATGGGGCAGCGAGACGGCATCGTATATGGGGAAATGTGGATTCCTGTGGTTAGGAAATAA
- a CDS encoding helix-turn-helix transcriptional regulator: MKKVERVNIIMRYINNRAHFTISEIMREFNISRSTAIRDVREIEAMGMPLVAEVGRDGGYFVMNNSVLPTVRFTDNEIKALFIAFMATRNQQLPYLKSRQSLAEKLLGLISENQQDDLVLLNQVLLFEGTNPHNPDLLDLSDLPHPMLEQLIQILLKDSYLMVSVEEGREIKSYPIYLMHLYREKSSWQIEGFDLEEEKRRIIPVDNLTDVKPYPKKKRISKKTIVEQLSKQEEAINLVLELGPKAIAQYKKYYPLNISISYTNPFQATAVLKTFINVHHEEELAEITSWLLFLGGDIKVREMPKEVLEGLQERVDILRNSRSPE, from the coding sequence ATGAAAAAAGTTGAACGGGTTAACATCATCATGCGGTACATCAACAACCGCGCTCACTTTACCATTTCTGAAATCATGAGAGAATTCAACATTTCCCGTTCGACGGCGATTAGAGATGTCAGAGAAATTGAGGCGATGGGGATGCCACTTGTCGCCGAAGTCGGGAGGGACGGGGGTTATTTTGTCATGAACAACTCTGTCCTACCCACTGTCCGCTTTACTGATAATGAGATTAAAGCTCTTTTTATTGCCTTCATGGCCACAAGAAACCAACAACTCCCCTATCTTAAGAGTCGCCAATCTTTAGCGGAAAAATTACTCGGCCTCATCTCGGAAAACCAGCAGGATGATCTTGTTCTGTTAAATCAAGTTTTGCTGTTCGAAGGAACCAACCCCCATAATCCCGACCTGCTTGATCTGTCAGATCTGCCCCACCCTATGTTAGAACAACTCATCCAAATCCTTCTTAAGGATAGCTATTTAATGGTTTCCGTCGAAGAAGGAAGGGAAATAAAGTCTTATCCCATTTATCTAATGCATCTATATCGTGAAAAAAGCTCATGGCAAATTGAAGGCTTTGACTTAGAGGAGGAAAAGAGGCGGATAATTCCTGTCGACAATCTTACCGATGTCAAACCATACCCTAAGAAAAAAAGAATAAGCAAGAAGACTATTGTGGAACAACTAAGCAAGCAGGAAGAAGCCATTAACCTAGTCCTCGAACTCGGCCCAAAAGCGATTGCTCAGTACAAAAAGTATTATCCATTAAATATTTCCATTTCATACACGAATCCTTTTCAAGCCACAGCTGTTCTAAAAACATTCATCAATGTTCATCATGAGGAGGAATTGGCTGAAATAACAAGTTGGCTGCTTTTCCTAGGTGGAGACATCAAGGTTAGGGAGATGCCAAAAGAGGTTTTGGAGGGTTTGCAGGAGAGAGTGGATATTTTAAGGAACAGTCGAAGCCCAGAATAA
- a CDS encoding ABC-F family ATP-binding cassette domain-containing protein, which translates to MIKVDNLSFSFPQKELYTNISFTLEEAQHCAFIGTSGSGKSTLIDILMDPERYLFEGKLEIDPTCNIRHVSQFPQFDKSKETTVFEYIGEEFIKIQNEITAICTEMETSSDIESLLEKYQLALDAFDSIGGDDFESKINKKLNLANLMKLKDLRVSDLSGGEFKLIQVMKEMLSSPDLMIMDEPDVFLDFENLNALKNLINSHKGMLLVVTHNRYLLNHCFNKILHLENREIQEFDGRYIEYNFSLLQTKIELQEIAVAEQEEIERYDNIIDNLRAIATYNSEASRGRALKARVRFQERLEARRIKAPFVEIKQPNISFGIENEIEDTIVVNVNNYSVTFDELLLDNVNFEIKSTDKVAIIGPNGTGKTTLLRDIFKNNHASIEINADVKVAYLSQNQGEVLKDSNTILEEFIDAGFKTYDEVRSYISNYGFEGEIVNQKIASLSGGEKNMLQLAKVSASKANVLLLDEPTSHLDTYTQIALEKAIEDYKGAILMISHDFYSVVNGMDYVLIIDDKTIRKMSMRKFRQMIYASHFDRDYLENEQNKKSVEMKIELALKDTNFELAKVLVDELEELIKLL; encoded by the coding sequence ATGATAAAAGTTGATAACTTATCCTTCTCATTTCCGCAAAAAGAACTATATACAAACATTTCATTTACGCTTGAAGAGGCACAACATTGCGCTTTTATAGGAACAAGTGGCAGTGGGAAAAGTACGTTGATAGATATACTGATGGATCCAGAAAGATATTTGTTCGAGGGCAAGTTAGAAATAGATCCGACTTGCAATATTAGGCATGTAAGTCAATTCCCACAATTCGACAAAAGCAAAGAAACAACCGTTTTTGAATATATAGGGGAAGAATTTATTAAGATACAAAATGAAATAACAGCTATTTGTACGGAAATGGAAACATCATCGGATATTGAGTCGTTATTAGAAAAGTATCAATTAGCTTTAGACGCATTTGATTCAATCGGTGGGGATGATTTCGAAAGCAAGATTAATAAGAAACTAAATCTAGCAAACCTCATGAAGCTAAAAGACCTTAGGGTATCCGACCTGAGTGGCGGGGAATTCAAACTTATTCAAGTGATGAAGGAAATGCTTAGTAGTCCAGACTTAATGATTATGGACGAACCCGATGTATTTTTAGACTTTGAAAACCTAAATGCGCTTAAAAATCTGATTAATTCTCACAAAGGAATGCTGTTAGTTGTTACGCACAACCGATATCTATTGAATCATTGTTTCAACAAAATTCTACACCTTGAAAATAGGGAGATCCAAGAGTTTGATGGGCGGTATATTGAGTATAATTTCTCATTACTTCAGACAAAAATTGAGTTGCAAGAAATCGCAGTCGCTGAACAAGAAGAAATTGAGAGATACGATAACATTATTGATAATCTTAGAGCTATCGCAACGTATAATTCAGAAGCATCTAGAGGTAGAGCGTTAAAAGCTAGAGTTAGGTTTCAAGAGAGATTGGAAGCGCGCAGAATTAAGGCACCATTTGTTGAAATTAAGCAACCGAATATCAGTTTCGGTATTGAGAATGAAATTGAAGACACCATTGTTGTAAATGTCAATAATTATAGTGTTACGTTTGATGAATTACTTTTAGACAATGTTAACTTTGAGATAAAATCTACAGATAAAGTAGCCATTATAGGTCCAAACGGTACCGGGAAAACAACTTTACTCCGAGATATCTTCAAAAATAATCATGCTTCAATTGAAATAAATGCGGATGTTAAAGTGGCTTATCTATCTCAGAATCAAGGAGAAGTGCTAAAGGATTCTAATACAATACTAGAAGAATTCATCGATGCTGGGTTTAAAACGTATGATGAAGTTAGATCGTATATTTCAAACTATGGCTTTGAAGGAGAAATCGTTAATCAAAAGATAGCATCTTTATCTGGTGGAGAAAAAAATATGCTTCAATTGGCTAAGGTTTCTGCCAGTAAAGCAAACGTTTTGCTTCTTGATGAACCGACAAGCCATTTGGACACGTATACACAAATAGCACTGGAGAAGGCTATTGAAGACTATAAAGGTGCGATTCTCATGATTTCTCATGATTTCTATTCTGTTGTAAATGGGATGGATTATGTTTTGATCATTGATGATAAGACGATTAGAAAAATGAGTATGCGGAAATTTAGACAGATGATTTATGCGAGTCATTTTGATAGAGATTATCTAGAAAATGAACAAAATAAAAAATCTGTTGAAATGAAAATAGAGTTGGCTTTAAAAGATACGAATTTTGAGCTTGCAAAAGTATTGGTTGATGAGCTAGAAGAGCTGATTAAGTTGCTTTAA
- a CDS encoding SDR family NAD(P)-dependent oxidoreductase: protein MKWIIVTGDSKGLGKEIVNQILSETDYGVIGLSRSSEESVQDLVEKYPNKFKHISYDLEDVSDIKILYTQQIRKLGPIYGLVSNSALAYDDIVSNLNIDSLESMFKVNVFSAMHLTKYAIRDMLLNKIQGSIIYVSSVSAHTGYKGLSMYASTKGALESFSKNVAREWGSKGIRSNCVVPGFMETSMSASLTDEQKDRIYKRTSLKKETDVKSVASTVLYLLSDKSRSITGTVIHVDNGTI, encoded by the coding sequence ATGAAATGGATAATTGTAACAGGTGATTCCAAAGGACTTGGAAAAGAAATAGTTAATCAGATATTGTCAGAAACGGATTATGGAGTAATTGGTCTTAGTCGTTCTAGTGAAGAATCCGTTCAAGATTTAGTTGAAAAGTATCCAAATAAATTTAAACATATTTCTTACGATTTAGAAGATGTGAGTGATATAAAAATATTATATACTCAACAAATTCGCAAATTAGGACCAATTTATGGATTAGTAAGTAACTCTGCCCTAGCATATGATGATATTGTATCTAATTTAAATATTGATAGTTTAGAGAGTATGTTCAAAGTGAATGTTTTCTCAGCGATGCATCTAACTAAGTATGCAATTAGGGATATGTTATTAAATAAGATTCAAGGTTCAATTATTTATGTATCTTCTGTAAGTGCCCATACTGGTTATAAAGGTTTAAGTATGTATGCTTCAACCAAAGGTGCACTGGAATCGTTTTCAAAAAATGTTGCTAGAGAATGGGGAAGTAAAGGGATTCGTTCAAACTGTGTTGTTCCAGGATTTATGGAAACATCTATGAGTGCGTCATTAACGGATGAGCAAAAAGATCGTATATATAAAAGAACTTCATTGAAAAAAGAAACTGATGTTAAAAGTGTAGCAAGCACTGTATTATATCTGTTATCAGATAAATCAAGGTCAATTACCGGGACTGTTATTCATGTAGATAATGGAACCATATAA